The sequence gttgcacgattttcctggcccaaattctattgatcaggccttggcccaaggcgcaacccacaataaatatttgtagaggatgggtcaaagaacttagcctcagtgagcctattcggtctgatacatggacaatattgttgcagaaaaataaaaacacaagaatggatctctaacgtatgattctatttcttcagttccgaatacagtttttccgtcccccttctttgagggactccactacattatatagttctcctcttctcatctcaaccttacacttgttgatcatctaagcatctacttgagcacctgtcccatcagacgcccttatcactccctttgtgagttgcagaggccaaggtagtactgttcaggggtcttttcctcattaatgcggccaagagggtggttagggcgcaattaatgtggtggtggcagctttccatgagatattttggattttattcattttatatgctGGGAGGATGAATTGAAATGGTTGGGAcaagttcctcgtctgggcttcgtaatgtccgaggaggagttactcctcggacaggtttctttGGCGCTATTGGGACTGAGTAATGCTTTATCTGTGacttctcttcggacaggacgctcctcggacgggcctgaatttggactagctcattatttttgggctgggccccataaatatatattagatattaattttaataatttttttaataaaattaaaatttgtcctcttaataatatcattaattttttttttaaatgatgttataattacaaatttttttacaaaatttttacaaactattgagatagcaaatttttattggttcgcATTTATACTCACCACttacactattttttatttaccaataaccactcactacattattaatttgtaaaaatatttttagttttagcattttcttctttttaaagactataaaaaatctataaatttaaaatttaaaacaaaatatacaagcctaAAAAATTAagccaacaacaaaaattactaagATTGCCTATCTCTTGGGTTCATCGATGGTGGTAGATGGGTTTTAATAGCGGCCAGTGGTTGGTGGATTTGGTGGTTGAAGGTGGTGCTTGGCAGGTGACCTCACCCTGAGGCTACTGTCGATCTCACCCTCTTCCCTCTCCTCTTTGTCCGCCTTTCACTCTGcctctctcttgttttttttttttttccctgcaaTTTAGGTTGATCTGATATTGGTGAGTAATTGTGGTGATTGGTTTGCAGTAGAGGTGTTGTTGCGGTAGTGGATATTGGTGCTGGTGGTTGTGTCGTTgatgttgttgctgttgttgatgataatggggaggagataatatattattttaatgtgtagtaaatattattttaatatataaaattgaataataaaacatCTAATAAATgggatattgtaaaataatatggtaaaataataaagtaggcttttggtgtgttaaaatgacattttttatgaaacatttgCTACGGATGCTCTTATTcacttattttctctctcttactatcactcttaacttttttttttgattctcaTCTCTCATTCACTCCCTCTCTTTGCCCctttcacttctctctctctctctctctctctctctctctcaaatagtCTAGTGCTTGCGTGGTGGAGGTGTGGCTGTAGTAGCAGCGGCTTAGCATGTGTGGTGGAGGCGTTGTGTGCCTGGGTTTTGGGGcttttattgggttttatggGTTTCTGCTGGGCTTTGGGGTGGTGCGGCGGTTGCGGTGGCGGTGTGGAAGAGAGAAATAGATGGTggtcgggtttgggtttggCTGGATGATTAGAgtttggtgggtttggatttgggatTTCGGTGTGGTGGTTTGGAGATCGACGTTGACAGCGTGGACTGGAGATCGGCGTCGACGGAGTGGTGGTTTGGAGATTGGCATTGATGGACTAGAGATTAGCCTCACTtcgattctctctctttctctcacttcaATTCTCTATCTCAgattgggtttgtgttttggtattgctttgatttttttgttgtggcGGTGGGgggttgttgtggtggtggtgggatgGGTTCACTGTTGGTAGGAATTGGTTAGAGTTTGGCTTAGATTTAGTAGGTTTGTGGGTGATTCAGTGGTGGTAAGGATTTTCAGTGGTAGTGGTTGGTTGGtagtgagagttttttttttttttttgggtaattttggTGGTGTCGGAATTGTTGTTTGTGGCTGAGTTTTGTAGAAGGTGTTGAGTGGGTTTGAGATAGACAAATAGgtagagaggaaagagagatggAAGTAAAGAGagaaactgaattttttatattattttttggttaagtttatattattttaataagttgtatgtaaagataaaaactaaaatgttgaacgaattataaaataagatggtaaaatagataaaataaattttaaatgtataaaatagAACTTTTGCGTCTGAATACTAATGCTCTAACTGCAACTCCTCACCGTAAACCCCCTAAATTTAAAGAGGTTGACATGCGTTACAACCAAAAACCTTCCATCCAATACAGTAACGTGAAATGTCGAAAACCAATAACCTATTGCTTTTAGTTGCATGAATATTGCAGCTTCAGTTTATCAGTATAATCATTAGCAACATACAACTATTCAATGGTGATTTCTTAAACTAAGAATTGTCACATCCATCTTAGACATTAGATAGTGAAACTGTGAAAGTGTTGACCATTAATTGTCTTGAGCCCACTATGTACGGctgccatttaaaaaaaaatcatttcgcACTCTTTTACATCTACCAATTcacattaatatttataattatcgtgaaaatatttacattttagcgtataaaattttttttttgagggggaacgtataaaagttaaaagaaaaaaacagttGTGAAAAGACAGTgtatgggtctgtttggatagaacttattttactaaaattgaaaactgaaaactgaaaatactgtagtaaaataattttaaaatgtgtgaataataccgtgagacctatttttaataaaaaagttgataaaaaatgaaatttgtgagtCTTTAAACAGTGTACGGATGTACTGTTCACGAAAGACTGGTCAAAAGTTATGGTTACTGTTCATatacagtacatgaacagtagccgcttgtAGGGAGGGGGAAcgcatgcaaaaaaaaaaaacgcaggaAACTAAACGCAGCAAAACGCAACATGTATCTAAACATTGCCTATGTGTATAAAAGCCACTCAAGAACAAAAgccaaataaataatttaataatgtaGTATTCGACTACAGTAGCGTGACGATCTCTTTTATAATGTAGCGTTCGACTCCATTTATCACGGATTCCGATAGTTAAAGTCAAAcaaatataattcatatatccaccattattatcaaaaaaatatatatccacCATTAAAGAAatggtttttaactttttatgggTGAAGACAGAGCTATTGGGAAAGAGATCGTATAAAAAGATTAATGTTGCTGTTAAccattgttaataaattatttaaaaaaatattaacatcacTTTCATAAGAAATAATAAGTTTAAGTTAgttcaactaataaaatttttaatggttAAATAATAAATCTGAGGTTCAATCTCCGTAtacactaaaaactaattgatgtctTGCCGTTAACTTTTTCCAAAGATAAAATATGATCCTAATAATTTCTGGAAGGATGCCATTTGATTCCTTTTATGTTATTATTGTCACTATATGAATGATTAGAACATTTGTCTCAATAAATAGTCAGAGGAGTTCATTCTAAAAAAGTCACAACTAAGTGAGAAGGAGCCTTTTTCCTAGCAGGCCAGAGAAGAAAGCTCCAACACAATGGTAATTAACGTCTTGCATAAACTTCACTAGGCACTGGTCTCAGAGCCGCCATCTTTTTTGGAAGAGAATCTCAATTTTACTTGAAATGCATTTATTTCCTAAATCTAACTATACAGATTCCCACATCATTTATATTAGAGATGATATTGTTTTCCcatatttgtttctttaaagcTCTCTCatgcattttccttttattcttttcaatttcaagCTCTACATGCTATATGTGCTAATGTTTCTCTATGTGATTATTTCACCAGGGCATCTGCAGAGATGTTAAAACCCAgcctaagaaagaaaaaaggctaGGAGGAAATCGAGCTGCGCTTTTTGTATTTGGTAATCATAATGTTATCCTCAactattttgtgtgtgtgtgtgtgtgtgttttttttatgttcAGATTCTTGAATTATATGTGATTAttggttggtttttttataCTGTGAATTCATGCAGCTACTGAGGGACTAGAGAACATGGCCTTCATCACCATTGCAGTGAGCTTAGTAACATATTTTTATGGATATATGAACTTCAGCTTAACAAAATCAGCCACAACGCTCACCAACTTCTTGGGTACTGCATTCATGCTAACACTTGTTGGTGGATTCATCTGTGATACCTATTTGTCAAGATTCAAGACTTGTGTGCTCTTTATATCCATGGAACTACTGGTACGTTTAGTCTTCCATTCTAGCCTGGAATTCTCCTTCTTGGCCAGTGAtagaataatagtaaaattataagtttattgcttttaatagtttaaatttttggaatcaaaaaatttttattatggtatatataataaagttgGACAGCCTATATAACACCCTAAACTTTTCTTAACGCAATGAGAAAGGAGaataaagaaagtaaaaactCCATTTctccatttcaaaaaaaaaaaaaaaaaaaaaaaaaaaaaaaaaactccacaAGTTGTCTCTAGGCAGATAGCATTATACAACTACCAAAGTATTTGGGGATaacctaaaattattttaagtgtAATAATGGCAATGTGTCAATGACtcaacaatagtaaaaaaaaaattataaatatattgttcaGTCTTACGTAGTAGTTTCACAGCTTTAATCATTAGCATGATAGCATCCAATCACATGGTTTGAGAATTCATAATTTTAGCATCATACCCACCACGTAGTTTGTTTGGTGGATGTCGTTTTCTGTCGATAGAGATAGAGTCAAGCTGATAttagtttaatacttcaagTTGTCCAATCCTTCTAGagataattaaataaacaaaagcttggaaattaaagcaattcaacataaaacaaaacaaaaaatcccacAAAAGCAGCccttattgggtttttttttttcgttgattgctttttactgaaaatatacttcgaaaaaaatgagttttgaaAGCTAtactttagcaaaaaaaaaacctaaaagctggaagaaaaaatacaaaggacataatatttttttatatcaactTACATGACTTATTATGATTGATATATCATGAAAATGATATAAATGATATATCCATTTGAAAATGATGTTACTCTAAttacaaaaaaccaataattatGAAAGATGGTGTACCATGACTTGTTATGATTGATACATCATAAAAATGATGTAAGTGATATACCTTTTTGAAAGTAATGTTATTTTAATCACAATAGactaataattatgaaaaatagtGTATCTGTAACATTACTAAAAATTTATGTACATTTTGTTTGTGCATATATATGCAGGGATATGCCCTCCTCGCAGTTCAAGCACATTTCCCCCATCTAAGACCCATACCATGCAAAGGCCATATGAACAAATGTGAGGCTGCAAACTCTAGCCAAACAGCAATCCTTTTCACTGGTTTATACCTGGTTGCACTTGGAACCAGTGGGGTTAAGGCAGCTTTGCCAGCCTTGGGAGCTGACCAATTCAACGATGAAAAGAACCCTAAAGAGGTAGCTCAATTGTCAAGCTTCTTTAACTGGTTCTTGCTTAGCCTCACCATTGGAGCTATACTTGGTGTGACTATTCTGGTATGGATAACCACCAACCAAGGCTGGGAGTGGGGCTTTGGTATATGCTTTGTAGCAGTCTTATTTTCATTGATATTTGTTTGCATGGGCAAGTCTTTGTATCGGAATAATAAGCCCATGGGAAGCCCACTACTACGGATTCTTCAGGTAATTAACTACCATATACAAAGATGTATGGTTTTATGTTAGACAATtggaaaatacaaaaattattattaatttatttcacaAGGTTTATAAATTGAGATAACAATAAAGTGATTAAGAATTCTACTgtacatacttttttttaatgtaccaTACCTACTAATTTTGAACATATTATAACTccttatttaatatatatttaaatagtatatatgaataactaaaaTTAGGTTGGTATGATAggatacataaaaaaaatgataattaacatatttaaaatataataaataaaattttaaattacatttttattttggaatgaTACTAGAGATATgacaaattttataatacaaaCCTTACAAACtattagaataatattttaattattaaatttatcattttttaattgcTTAACATTTTGGAACAATTGGTAATTTACCAAAGTAATAAAATAGGTGATTAAGAATACAAATTCTGGGGTTAATTAATTGAAATCTTTTTTGGTTCTTAAAATTCAGGTTTTTGTGGCTGCCATCCAAAACCGAAAACTTCCAATTCCAGAAAATACAGAGGAATTTCATGAGATTCATGACAAAGAAGCAAGAACACAGGATGAAATTCTGCAGAGAACAGAACAATTTAGGTATATatgttatcaaaattttcaaagttaCCTAaccatgtgtgtgtgtatatatatatatatatatatatattacgtGAAACTAAATACCCTACCGTATATTTCACAGATTTTTGGACCGAGCAGCAATAATTAGGAGCACCAATGATGCAACAACATCAACCACACAAGGACCCTGGACCTTGTGCACAATAACACAAGTTGAAGAAACAAAGATTCTAATCCGCATGCTGCCAATTATATTTAGCACTGTATTCATGAACACATGCTTGGCTCAACTCCAAACATTCACTATCCAACAAAGCACAACCATGAACCCCAATCTCTTTGGCTTTAAAGTCCCTGGCTCTTCAATCCCAGTAATCCCACTCTTATTCATGTTCGTTCTTATCCCATTATACGACCGGATTTTTGTTCCACTGGCTAGAAAAATCACAGGTGTTCCCACTGGAATTCGACACCTTCAGAGAATTGGTATTGGGTTAGTGCTCTCAGCTGTTTCTATGGCTGTTGCTGGAGCTGTGGAGACACACCGCAAATCTTTGGCTTATAAACATAACATGGTGGATAGTCTTGAGCCTTTGCCTATGAGTTTGTTTTGGCTTGGTTTCCAATATGCTATATTTGGAGCTGCAGATATGTTTTCCCTTGTGGGCTTGCTTGAGTTTTTCTATGCAGAGAGTTCAACTGGTATGAAGTCACTAAGCACAGCCATTTCATGGTGCTCAGTGGCGTTTGGGTACTTCTTGAGCAcagtggtggtggaggtggtgaaTAAGGTGAGTGGTGGGTGGCTggctaataataacataaatAGAGATAAGCTGAACTACTTCTATTGGTTATTGTCAGTGTTAAGTGTGGtgaattttgggttttatttggtGTGTGCATCATGgtataaatacaaaaatgtgGAAGTGAAGCAAGGTGATGTTGAGGGCAAGGTTGAAATGGCCATGGCTTAATGATGTTAGGTCTCTTTCTGGTGGCTTCAGATGCTTCTGGTTTGGTCATTGTAGTACTGTTCCCTTGAGCTTAATGAAACTCTTATTTACCAAAATGAGGTTCTGGCCCATCGTGGCAGTTGTGATGCTTTATACAATGGAGATTGTAAACATATCTTGACTGCCAAAATGACAAGCAAACTCATTAACAAATCATGCTATCCTCAAACCAAGCTCAGCTCATCACCATTCTACATTAGTCAACAGAAACGAATGCACATCATGATTTATCTctcattttcctttcaaatttttttaacttatgtACAAATCCAATGAGTGCTTTTTATACATGTATCTGATAATACAACCCCCCATCAAACAAGAGAAAAGGCAAAATGACAGCACACTGCCTTGACCTGTGAACATTCACAAAACAAAGTATAATACAATAATTTCATGCTACCACTTCACATCCAGCGTTAGAGCCTCAGAAGGGACAAGGACAGATCGTAAATTCGTAAAAGATACATTAGACATTAAATTACTCCATGAAACTGAATCTACTCCAATGAAAGGGTTCACCTTCTTAACCAGAAGAGGCCACAAAGTCTCTGCTTCAACTCTTGCCATTACCTCAAACCACATTCTTTCAACATTTGGCCTTGTTTTCCACTCTGCCAGCTTACCATGGAGTATGTCATTACTTCTGATATCTCTTTCCAGTTCTATTGGGAAACGAATGATAGCAGATGCTTTAATCTTTGTTTTGAGGAATCCCGAATGATTTTGACGAATTCTGTCACCAAGAAAGCTCTTCAAAACTCTTTCCAGCAAAGCAATCCTTGAACTCAAGAAATCAATCGGGCAAGCCCGTTCCTTGTAAATATGACTATTGTAACACTTCTCCGGCAGCAACTCAATTGTGTCCTTGGAAATGAATGTAGTTTCAATGTAAGCATCAGGATTTCGAGTCCTATAAGCAACTACTGATGCAGCCCCTAAAACTTGTATAGGAAGCAATGGGATGCACATAGATTGCCAAAAGggccaaaactcagttttctcctTGTTAATTGCAACACTTCTATTCACCGGTATACCAAGACCAGATGAGTGAATTAGAGAGACTTCTTGCGCTCTTCTCACTTCCATTGTGATGCCTTCACCAACAAGAATTCGTTTCAAACCATTATGTGAAATGTTCATCTGGAGATAAAGGTCAAAATGTCCAGACTGTCAGAAGTTGCACTAAAGAATCAATCTTGTGTGCAGCAAAACATTCGTAGCCATTAATAAACATAtcagttaaaaaataaaaagatataggcACATCAATATGGTAGGATAACTTTGTCAATCCATGAATACAGCTAGACATTGCCAAACAAATATAGTTAGCAag is a genomic window of Quercus lobata isolate SW786 chromosome 2, ValleyOak3.0 Primary Assembly, whole genome shotgun sequence containing:
- the LOC115974244 gene encoding protein NRT1/ PTR FAMILY 4.5-like, whose amino-acid sequence is MGICRDVKTQPKKEKRLGGNRAALFVFATEGLENMAFITIAVSLVTYFYGYMNFSLTKSATTLTNFLGTAFMLTLVGGFICDTYLSRFKTCVLFISMELLGYALLAVQAHFPHLRPIPCKGHMNKCEAANSSQTAILFTGLYLVALGTSGVKAALPALGADQFNDEKNPKEVAQLSSFFNWFLLSLTIGAILGVTILVWITTNQGWEWGFGICFVAVLFSLIFVCMGKSLYRNNKPMGSPLLRILQVFVAAIQNRKLPIPENTEEFHEIHDKEARTQDEILQRTEQFRFLDRAAIIRSTNDATTSTTQGPWTLCTITQVEETKILIRMLPIIFSTVFMNTCLAQLQTFTIQQSTTMNPNLFGFKVPGSSIPVIPLLFMFVLIPLYDRIFVPLARKITGVPTGIRHLQRIGIGLVLSAVSMAVAGAVETHRKSLAYKHNMVDSLEPLPMSLFWLGFQYAIFGAADMFSLVGLLEFFYAESSTGMKSLSTAISWCSVAFGYFLSTVVVEVVNKVSGGWLANNNINRDKLNYFYWLLSVLSVVNFGFYLVCASWYKYKNVEVKQGDVEGKVEMAMA